A genomic window from Triticum urartu cultivar G1812 chromosome 7, Tu2.1, whole genome shotgun sequence includes:
- the LOC125525087 gene encoding uncharacterized protein At2g37660, chloroplastic-like isoform X3: MRTPPPSSSLSATPNPRPPCTSGRPWYDGSHEPTTEEGEAGQIVFNKLRERSDQFTARGLVRSEESKQKIGGDDEVYVADVREAEHLALAVQGADALAILTSASPKMKPGFDPTKGGRPEFYYEDEAYPEQVDWIGQKNQIDAAKAAGVKHIVLVGSMGEQIPTYTER; encoded by the exons ATGCGCACGCCTCCCCCTTCCTCCTCGCTCTCGGCCACCCCAAATCCCAGACCTCCATGCACGAGCGGGCGGCCGTGGTATGATGGAAGCCACGAGCCCACGACAGAGGAGGGAGAAGCAG GCCAGATCGTGTTCAACAAGCTCAGGGAGAGATCCGACCAGTTCACGGCGAGGGGACTGGTGAGGTCCGAGGAGAGCAAGCAGAAGATCGGGGGAGACGACGAAGTCTACGTCGCCGACGTCAGGGAGGCGGAGCACCTCGCACTGGCCGTCCAGGGCGCCGACGCGCTCGCCATCCTCACCAGCGCCTCCCCCAAGATGAAGCCAGGGTTCGACCCCACCAAGGGCGGCCGGCCCGAGTTCTACTACGAGGACGAAGCCTACCCTGAGCAG GTGGATTGGATTGGGCAGAAGAATCAGATTGATGCTG CCAAAGCAGCCGGTGTGAAGCACATAGTGCTGGTGGGATCTATGGGGGAACAAATCCCAACATATACTG AGCGATGA
- the LOC125525087 gene encoding uncharacterized protein At2g37660, chloroplastic-like isoform X1 — protein sequence MRTPPPSSSLSATPNPRPPCTSGRPWYDGSHEPTTEEGEAGQIVFNKLRERSDQFTARGLVRSEESKQKIGGDDEVYVADVREAEHLALAVQGADALAILTSASPKMKPGFDPTKGGRPEFYYEDEAYPEQVDWIGQKNQIDAAKAAGVKHIVLVGSMGEQIPTYTGEASQWVPRGEHDAEERWLRGRRPRTSSAPPPCSASLVAATAGLEAP from the exons ATGCGCACGCCTCCCCCTTCCTCCTCGCTCTCGGCCACCCCAAATCCCAGACCTCCATGCACGAGCGGGCGGCCGTGGTATGATGGAAGCCACGAGCCCACGACAGAGGAGGGAGAAGCAG GCCAGATCGTGTTCAACAAGCTCAGGGAGAGATCCGACCAGTTCACGGCGAGGGGACTGGTGAGGTCCGAGGAGAGCAAGCAGAAGATCGGGGGAGACGACGAAGTCTACGTCGCCGACGTCAGGGAGGCGGAGCACCTCGCACTGGCCGTCCAGGGCGCCGACGCGCTCGCCATCCTCACCAGCGCCTCCCCCAAGATGAAGCCAGGGTTCGACCCCACCAAGGGCGGCCGGCCCGAGTTCTACTACGAGGACGAAGCCTACCCTGAGCAG GTGGATTGGATTGGGCAGAAGAATCAGATTGATGCTG CCAAAGCAGCCGGTGTGAAGCACATAGTGCTGGTGGGATCTATGGGGGAACAAATCCCAACATATACTG GAGAGGCATCTCAATGGGTTCCCCGAGGTGAGCACGATGCCGAGGAGAGATGGCTTCGAGGACGGCGTCCAAGGACATCATCTGCTCCGCCGCCATGTTCAGCGAGTTTGGTGGCGGCGACGGCCGGTCTAGAAGCTCCTTAA
- the LOC125525087 gene encoding uncharacterized protein At2g37660, chloroplastic-like isoform X2, producing the protein MRTPPPSSSLSATPNPRPPCTSGRPWYDGSHEPTTEEGEAGQIVFNKLRERSDQFTARGLVRSEESKQKIGGDDEVYVADVREAEHLALAVQGADALAILTSASPKMKPGFDPTKGGRPEFYYEDEAYPEQVDWIGQKNQIDAAKAAGVKHIVLVGSMGEQIPTYTELSREH; encoded by the exons ATGCGCACGCCTCCCCCTTCCTCCTCGCTCTCGGCCACCCCAAATCCCAGACCTCCATGCACGAGCGGGCGGCCGTGGTATGATGGAAGCCACGAGCCCACGACAGAGGAGGGAGAAGCAG GCCAGATCGTGTTCAACAAGCTCAGGGAGAGATCCGACCAGTTCACGGCGAGGGGACTGGTGAGGTCCGAGGAGAGCAAGCAGAAGATCGGGGGAGACGACGAAGTCTACGTCGCCGACGTCAGGGAGGCGGAGCACCTCGCACTGGCCGTCCAGGGCGCCGACGCGCTCGCCATCCTCACCAGCGCCTCCCCCAAGATGAAGCCAGGGTTCGACCCCACCAAGGGCGGCCGGCCCGAGTTCTACTACGAGGACGAAGCCTACCCTGAGCAG GTGGATTGGATTGGGCAGAAGAATCAGATTGATGCTG CCAAAGCAGCCGGTGTGAAGCACATAGTGCTGGTGGGATCTATGGGGGAACAAATCCCAACATATACTG AACTATCCCGTGAGCATTGA